Sequence from the Nerophis lumbriciformis linkage group LG34, RoL_Nlum_v2.1, whole genome shotgun sequence genome:
AACCAAAATGCTGGGAATGTGGATAATTGGATAATTGTTAGCCTGAATGTTTTGACATTGTaatggtttgaatgagttgagaaatgtggaaaaatgccgttcatttcaatggggatttTTGGGACAGATAATGTAGAATACTGGGAAAATTGAGAATGTTTGAAATGCCAACAATAGATAGACTAAatgagtagggctgcagctatcgattattttagtaataaagttaaagttaaagttaaagtaccaatgattgtcacacacacactaggtgtggcgagattattctctgcatttgacccatcacccttgatcaccccctgggaggtgaggggagcagtgggcagcagcggtggcataTAGTAATCTTTTGATTATTCTGTTCAATTAATTGAGTAaacgaataaaacacactcagcttATGTTGATGTCCTGCACGAATGAGCTGAATATTTGGTGTCGgaatggttaaaaaaatgtggcaatATGAATCTACTAAAACACAGTTAATGCTAACACAGAAATTACAATCATTCCAATATTATCTATTCATGTATTTGCATGTATGTGTGgatattcataatatatttttgctATGAATACTAGAGCTGGGAATCTTTGGgtacgattacgattcaggagttaCGATTTGGTTAAAAATCGATGATTGATACATCTTTAATTAATGCATatcgatgcagttttacatttcttttcgtttcactgaATAAGCattcatcacttgcaacttttacaaacagtgcatttgtaaaaaGAAACAGTTGAGTTCATTctcattacatttattaaattaaaagaaatgtgtgcaaaactgaaaCTTATCCAACTCTGATCTAACACGGTAGATATTACCTGAATTCATGAAAAAAAATGGAGATATGTGTTTTCATACAGTCCGATCTGCTACAGTTTAGGTTGCCAACAAGACAGACTTTTGACATTTTATCCCTAAACAAACTTTCTAGTCATTCCTTGAGATTTTTCTTTTGTAGACCATCgtattgtaagactgaaaataaaatagttttacgTGATCTGGAAAACATTTGGGGTAACAAATAAACCtacagagggacaagcagtagaaaattgatgTATGGATAATTAATAGTAGAGATCGACCGATTATTAATGCCGATATTAGACATTTTGATGTATATCGGTATTGGTcttggtatcgtttttattttttattttacagctaaaacagaactacatcagcagatacaacatatgataccagtatttagtaattaaaactacaaataataagtgaaaaaaaaaaagacccctttaatgcgccctataatccggtgtgccttttgtatgaaaatagacctgactaaacccgctcatcggcagtgcgccttataatccagtgcgccctatgttccggaaaatacggtattttagagCATGCAATCTTTTGGAACACACTAACAAAGGAGTACGTACAAATGTAATATACAGGGGCAGTgtggttgtatttgtgttggtatTGTAACTGCTTTGCAATGCTTGTATACACGTGTGTAACCGGAAGAACGTCAGTTAAAAGCGCCACCAAACTCAaccaaaaattcccacttttcctgtAATTTTACATTCTCTAATTCTttataggcccttttccacctgaACCTTTGGTTCCTGGAACCTCTGGTTCCTGGATATTTAGGTtgtgtgtgtggtttgtgtttccaccgcattttatagttcagggtagtttctacaaatcaggctgatggcgTATTGAAGAGTGGTTTAATATATTtctatacttatatcatgtaaataaacagacaatattaggtcacagttcTTGACTAAAAAGTAAGTcattgaaatacaaagcaataatatacaaaaaaacgatatgatttataaaataaagtgtaccaaaatgttcataaaaagtcaggcttttgtccgcaatgtccaacagtcagaaagttttCCTTTCAGTAAATTATGAATTCATGAAGGTCAGGTGattccttttggtccatttcagctgtaaataacattatagaaataataaatgtcagcgtttatctcacgccgacaacacaaacacatcggctatagtgttagcttgttagcattagcagtcTGTTCACTCGGgatgaggctaataactacacaaatggagtgtcacttttacaacatgtaataaagtaaatagttaatatttgatgtaattTACCTTCATTACATTTGTGTGCTGCCTCCTTTTTTtccaacaaagtcagagtagtaagcagctgaggtcgcTGCTTCGAATACGGCTTCATACTTGtttgtaaatacgtttaaaagagttTGTCCCCTTCTCGTAGCTTCGCGTAACGAAATTAAATTTGTAAAAtttcataaacaacaataaactgcatatagtttaaagactacagcttagtaaaaacactccaaaatagttccactgatcagcatACTTTACCACAAATACGCCCCACAAAAGTTTCTGCATTTTGAAAGCCTCTTCCGTTCTTCTTTCTCtctgttgtcaagtttgttgtaatagaaatacacaagaaataagaaataaacaagtcgcaGCGTATATTCCAATGGCGGTCGTGTGCCAACGCCCCCAACTGTgctcaaccaatcagcgttcgacagcacaACCATCCACCGAAAAGGTTCCTGGTCGCTTTGAAAAGTCCCACCTAGCTAGGATTAACTCCAAAAGGTTCCTGAAGAAGTAAATCTACCCGGGTagattttggtggaaacacagaggACGCTTTATTAACCGGGGTAAGAgggaaacacagggggaactttaaGTATAGTTCCTGAAAATGTTAATGCGATGGAAAAGGGCCCATTGATATTACGAATTCTTACTACTTTCACATTTCTGAACTGATTTAAACTATTCCAGCAACAAAATTCTCTGCTGATTTAAATCATTCAAGCTATGTATTTTTCTGCATTCCAAAAATTCacagttttcccggaattccgcATTTTCCATAACAGAAATTCCCTTTGAGTGTGACAATTCTCCCATTAATTTGGTAATTTAATGTGATATATTGTTTAATACTTATAATTTTTCACTACGTACCATGTCAGCAAACCattgtctctccaagtaccaccataatgaccaacattaaaatacagtagcgtggtaggcttaagtattcattaaaaacaaggcagaggtttaatttaacaagtatatttaatatttttgaccactgtaacattactcacagtttgaacagtaacactttgtatgaatatagaaaaataaaacactggactttattcaagtgattctttgaggtatcactagatggagcccgcataccacagtttaagaatcactggtATAGACTATTCCCTAGCAcacacgtgtcaaactcaaggcctgggggccagatccggcccgacacgtcatttaatgtggcccgtgtAAGCTGGGGAATAATGTGGATACTTCAtatttcttactaaatgttttcattgtttccattttgacagaaaaaaattatacatatatacatgacatttcatatgttttaaactttgatttctatacaaatattcaattgttattggtgtgaatctttgggcactttgccattcgattccgattcttggggtgaggatttgattTATAATCGATacttgattcaacacgattatCGATTTGAAcagatttttgcaatgtattatttggtatcatAATAACAACACCTTAACAAACAGCTTccaggttacaaaacctccttttggttgctgacgtatgacacataCGTGCATcaagtaagcatagagatggcctaaaaattattatttttttaattaattggtcaaaagaaaatgaaaaattgatatcagaatcagaatcagaatcagctttattgtcattacacaaggtaacgagattgaggccattccatacagtgcgatgtgtgcatgctagaaaaacaatgtgcaaatatataaaaatttaaaaaatgtagaagtgcaatgaatatggtgtgaaatgaatatatacatgaaaaaacaaaacaaaaacagggtggttggtggaatgtgttattgcaccgaagagaaggcagttatgagggacaatggggcagtccgttcaggatggttatggccctggggaagaagctgttctttagcctgtttgttttggttttaatgcacctgtagcgcttcccagagggcagcagatatttgaaaattactaaaaaaaatcaggattcgaaagtgataaaaacattttttttagcacccctaattattatatactagggatgtcccgatccgatatttggatcggatcggccgctgaTATTTgctaaaaaatgcgtatcggcaaggcatgggaaaatgccgatccagatccagtttttaaaaaaatgccggtccgtgttttccaacgcaccgatttaaataatacattccacttttctgccgcTCCCtactttccgttccgcattttccagcacaccttcaacacatccacaggtctgtgacctaaccgttaagacggccatgtgaattaaaagttaccggtaaaaatgtcagctgtctctgtgcgatatagaaaatgactatatggtgatattggagtatacgttctcacgcagttgcttttagttgctggcattacacgacagactcctcactctttcttgtctgtccttctcacagacagcaagcgcaccttcttacacacgtcacatactgtcacgtcatacgtcacatacgtatacgccctcgcggagcagagaggtagcagcatggctaacgttagctgtgatgctagcgcagccatgtGAGTGGTTAtacgaatgaaggaagaattaattcccccaaaaaacagcagggggtccatcgtctggcggtcggttggcttcaagtgggaatatgtcgaacagacaaccgtaatttgtcaagtgtagagcaaaagcgttgctataaaaagtagcattactgctaatatgtagcatcatttggaaaagtcccctgctagtgaATGAATAGTGTTTGAAACtctgcacgtcaacatctccattcggtgccacacgcccacaccatcaaaatgcagaggcaaacatttccagatcaacaccatatgaaaaaaaatagtgatttttttagttgtgatttccttctctggtttaaatgtaacttagataatgggtttcactatgtaaagcgctttgagtcactagagaaaaagcgctatataaatataattcacttcacttcacttctctgcatgaaagtttaaaagtagcatatattaatgcagtatgaagaagaatgttttaatgtagacacatagaatcatcatactgctgtgattatatgcatcaagtgttcattcaaggctaaggcaaaatatcgagatatatatcatgtatcgcgatattgccttaaaatatcgcgatattaaaaaaaggccatatcgcccagccctagttcaatgatgccatttctgtttgtcatgtataattttgtctattttgtgtttatccttgaataaacaggtcagtttcttgttaccaaccattgtgtattattcaaactcacctaattcagctggctagttgttatcaagagtactaaaacccttttcaacatgaatctgacaactaagtaggctaaataactttaaactttaatacatacagtatcggccagtatcggtatcggatcggaagtgcaaaaacaacatcggtatcggatcggaagtgcaaaaacctggatcgggacatccctattatataccgtatgatagtttgtaaaattaacaataaatacttaaatatctgcttgtcaccttgacttacgatttcaaagcaagttatccatcaatttgtatgtagaaaaatcaaataaccaaatgcatagacaacaatatatattttatattcttacattcactgttacaagagggcagccatgactgctATGTGGCCCTCCATGAAAACAAGTTCGACACCCCTGCCCTAGCAAAACAAATCGAGCTgtgagccacactttggacacccctgtagtaGGGTGTTTTTCAGCTATAAGAGAAATAGAATGTATTTCTACACAATTAGCTACACTATAGTTTTGCTGTTTCCACTCGGCAATTAGTGTTTTTGACTTTTCTCCTTTACAAATTTATgaatgcatcttttttttttcctagtggGAAGAGATCAGCGGCGTGGATGAAAATTATACACCCATTCGCACATATCAGGTGTGCAAAGTCATGGAACCTAATCAGAATAACTGGCTTCGAACTAATTGGATTAAAAAGGGCAAGGCCCAAAGAATTTTTGTGGAACTCAAGTTTACCTTAAGGGATTGTAACAGTCTACCTGGTGTGGTAGGCAGCTGCAAGGAGACGTTCAACTTGTATTATCAAGAAACAGATTCAGAGTTGGGTCGGAGCATGCGAGAGAACCAGTACGTGAAAATCGACACCATTGCAGCTGATGAAAGCTTCACTCAGGGCGACTTGGGGGAACGGAAGATGAAGCTCAACACTGAAGTGCGAATAATTGGCCCCCTATCCAAACAGGGCTTTTACCTGGCCTTTCAAGATGTTGGGGCGTGCATTGCCCTGGTGTCTGTCAAAGTGTATTACAAGAAGTGCTGGTCCATCATAGAGAACTTGGCTATATTCCCAGACACCGTGACAGGATCTGAGTTCTCCTCCCTGGTGGAGGTTGAGGGAATATGTGTGAATGACGCAGAGGAGGAGGTGGACAACTTTCCCAAGATGCACTGCAGCGCTGAGGGGGAATGGCTGGTGCCCATTGGAAAATGCATATGCAAAGCAGGATTTCATCAGAGAGGAGATGCATGTGAACGTGAGTTGCTTTAATTTTTTCACAATCACAAATCATTTACCTATGCCTTCAGTATGGTATTTTCCACTTGTGGtagtatgttttaaaaaaaaaatatatactgtatggtcACATTTTGAGACAAAGCTTCCTCATCATAGTGGTGTCCAAAGTATGCCCAAGGGGCCCTTTGCGGTATGCAGCTATCTTTTTTGTTGGTCCACAGTACAGTTTTTTGTTGGCCTGCAGCAAATAACACATAAACATGGCTTTCATCAGTATACCGGGGTTTTTCCTAGCTAAAACACGTGTAAACTTGATACCACAAACAAAGCTGATCCActgaacgtgtgcaaagtggattgcgtctgttaagtgagcaaaatagcacatgcaatgtgatttatcaacagtcATCACTGTTTTGCGATCACTATTTAGCGTTTTATCGAGTACCTCTGAAAAGTAAGcgcaaactgacagttacacaGACCACTGCAGGATTGGTGCTCACGCTGCACAGACCGACGAGGAACAAGCAATGTGTCGGTCAACCAGTGGCATGGTCTGTcagtaataaaaaatattagacacatcgtCTATACAGCAAGATTCTTTTAAAATTTTATAGCTGCACGTTGGGTGAGTTAAAGGGCATCGagttcaattgatgcgttttggtgtctgctggcatttTTTGAATAACAATAATTTCTTCCATTtagaatatatactgtattattaaCATATCTCCTATATTTAAAAAACTCATTGAAGTATGCATTTTCTTTTGCGTTTTGAGGACAGTAATAGCAGCCTCTCTCCCATGTACGCATTTAAACACCACAGGCAGGACCgtaataacatgaatgtgcagtaaattatCTAGTGTCTCCATGGTAAAAGCTGCATAGTccacacaaaacccaaaaatgtcatacatatatttaaaaaaaacagtaacatTAGTAACATCTATGTTTTTCCTAATATTATATGGTATGTGTCGGCACATGTCACTTTtctctacttgctgctctctgtgtACATTTGTAAGGTTTGGTGTTGCACTGGAGGCAGCCCATGCAATGCTCATTCTATTTTCAAAGTCAAAGTCATTtttacagagagagagagagagatagataggGAGAGATAGAGGGACCTTGTGGGAGGACATTTGTGCCTTTGTTTTACCCATAAATGTACACTGTCAGAATTTGACTCATGACAAAATTTTGCAACTGATAAATCAGTGTTGACCCTTGCTGAATGAAaaatgaaacaacaacaaaaaacatcttTGTCTAACATTCTTGTACTTCTTCTTGAGGGACAAAATgaggagacatttgtgatttggcTATTAAACTCTGAAACTGGTGTATGTAAATTCCGGTCAGAGAACACAAAGTCATCAAATGGATTAACCAATTTTTAATTGTGGACTTTGAAGTGTACACATGGTGTAATATTTTAGTATCTAATATAAAGTAAAGCACACAATCTTGTGTAGTCTGCCATTAAATAAACAGAACTTAATGTCTATATTTtaacatacatataccgtatttttcggaccatagggcgcaccggattaaaaggctcactgccgatgagcgggtctgttcaggtcttttttcatacaaaaggcgcacttgtcatgatccgtggtcggatcatgttttgtttagttatgtttggttagttttggactcctttagttattgcttgtgcacctgtgagtttgtttcgtcaccatggttacttattattttcacctgccgcttgtgttcccgacgcgcacctgttttccatcactgacactatttaagcctgcctttctgttcactcgtcctgtgctccttgtttgcggtaagctacattcgcgtttttgttttcatgttcctgagtcctgtgctaagtttagccttagcttcccgtgcgttcggcacacttttcttttgattgttttctgtttgcctatgatttatgtaattaaatcatttcttaccttcacgtctttgtccggagtgtccgtgttgtgcactgaaggaacgatcccgcatgaaTATGCGACCCCATCGTGACAGAAGGAGCACAGCTGACAGTTCCTTCGCCCCGGGCTTCGAGGAGATAGAGACGCGCTGGCGAGGACGGAAGCCAGCCAAAAAGGCTTCGTTTCGCCGCCAAAATGCGTCActcccccaaactcctcctccggacAGCAAGTCACCACAAACAGCTCAGTCTTCCTCCCCTCAGTTGTTTGGTAATCCGGTTACTCATTTTAATTTTTAGATTGGGCTGCAAGCCAAATTACCAGTAGCTCTGACAACAtcataactccatccattttgaatgacgtcactccgcCCACTTCCGAGGACGTCACTGAAACGGCGCGCGGCGATGACATCATTCCGCCGGCGTCGTCAAGGGAAGACTATGATcaggattttcttttttttccgtcTGTCTCCCTTTATCAGCCATCTCCAAAAGacttttttccaaaaataaagtaCCATCAGGACACTTTTTCTGAAAATAGATTCTGTCAACTTCAATcacctccgcccccagtgactctgactccgcccctaaggactctagccccgcccacgtcaagGACTTTTTCCCTCTGTCCTCCCACATAATCTCAGGTGGGGGAGGAAAAAAGATtttctggacaatttaaaggggagaatTCTACCCCCCTCCTTACCGCCCGCCACCCACCCTTAAAGACTGTtccggagcgcgtctggtatccgccccttgaggggggggggctggggccgggagctgtgctggtggggctgctcagctgcgcccagccaggcatcaacctccatcccggcccccaccaccagtctttcgacctgccaagccgcaacctccagctcgtcctccaccaccagtccgtcggcatgtcaagccgcaacccccagctagaccgcctccgccatgctcatggctaacctcagcccgggtgggcttgcagacgccaccatcatctccggtgggcttgcagacgccaccatcatctccggtgggcttgcagacgccaccatcatctccggtgggcttgcagacgccaccatcatctccggtgggcctgcagatgccaccatcatctccggtgggcttgcagacgccaccatcatctccggtgggcttgcagacgccaccatcatctccggtgggcttgcagacgccaccattatctccggtgggcttgcagacgccaccatctccagttcctgttcctcggctagcaccagctccagttcttgttcctcggctagcaccagctccagttcctgttcctcggctagcaccagctccagttcctgttcctcggctagctccagttcctgttcctcggctaactccagttcctgttccttggctagctccagctccagttcctgttcctcggctagcacctgttcctgttcctgctcctcggctagctccagtTTCTGCTCCtcagctagcaccagctccagttcctgctcctcggctagcaccagctccagttcctgctcctcggctagcaccagctccagttcctgctcctcggctggctcaagctcctgttcctgctcctcggctggctcaagctcctgttcctgctcctcggctggctcaagctcctgttcctgctcctcggctggctcaagctcctgtgcctgctcctcggctggctcaagctcctgtgcctgctcctcggctggctcaagctcctgtgcctgctcctcggctggctcaagctcctgtgcctgcaccacgccaagcttcgccgcctgtgcctgcaccacgccaagcttcgccgcctgtacctgcgtccacgcctgactcgtctgctgctgcgtccaagcctgccatgacggcgccgacgcacccacctccccgtcgaccacggatgtggccgctccctggtcgtccgccttgccaagtgcgcccacctcccagtcggccaccaatgtggccattccctgggcgcccgcctcgccggctgcatcgtcgttccactcgccgctgcaacttgactttgcctcggtggattcggggacacttggcctggcgacccacccccaagtcctccctccgccctcccgtgacttttgaccctgcatgtgttttgttttttaggacatctagaatctgtccttaaggggggatctgtcatgatccgtggtcggatcatgttttgtttagttatgtttggttagttttggactcctttagttattgcttgtgcacctgtgagtttgtttcgtcaccatggttacttattattttcacctgccgcttgtgttcccgacgcgcacctgttttccatcactgacactatttaagcctgcctttctgttcactcgtcctgtgctccttgtttgcggtaagctacattcacgtttttgttttcatgttcctgagtcctgtgctaagtttagccttagcttcccgtgcgttcggcacgcttttcttttgattgttttctgtttgcctatgatttatgtaattaaatcatttcttaccttcacgtctttgtccggagtgtccgtgttgtgcactgaaggaacgatcccgcatgaaTATGCGACCCCATCGTGacagcactggattataaggctcaTTAAAGGGGGcagattatgatttttttctcaatttaaaacactatcttgtggtctacattagatgtaatggtggttctttggtgaaagtgttgaattaattatgttttacagaccattttcaagtagctttctgagcgtctcttcagtatgcgccgttttgtgggcggtcttacctacgtggctcaccttcgacagcgtcttctccccgtcatttttgttgtagcggtgtagcgtgcaaggacgggacacAACcacaattatgccgtacattaggcgcactgggttacaaggcgcactgtcgatttttgagaaaatgaaaggattttaagtgcgccttatagtccgaaaaatacggtacgccaAGATGTAATATCAACAATGGCAGAAAATGTTCTTGCATATTTTAAGTGTCAATTATAATGTCGTAAAATCAGCATGTGCTAATTtctatactactactacttactAATTAAAACAAAGCTGTCGTTCCAACTATAAAGAAGGGTGTCCAAACCACAAAAGACCAAATACAGAAAATGGAAAGATACCGGGGCCTTCATGTGTTGATTATATTAACTTTTTAATTACTTAATTAAATGTACAAACAATGCATATATGCTCAACAGTTAGATATAATTAAAAACTAACAGCCTAATATTTGTGTTACAGTTGACAAAGCAAATACTTTGTAAttgtgttcttgtaaaattttaatGTCTGCCTAATCTTACATTCAGAATTTTTTGCGGTCACTAAGAAACAACTTTGGGGCCATGATGACTACGTTtcaactgcaggccaaagtggcccaaatctgatttttttcgaAATCCGATTTTTTTCTTCCGGCCGACTGTTTACACCACTGATTTTTATCAGTGTAAAGTGTAAAGGTGCAcaagc
This genomic interval carries:
- the epha7 gene encoding ephrin type-A receptor 7 isoform X3, giving the protein MLSVFLSCVEIALYLHLCSLVDFGDAHNAKEVVLLDSKAQQTELEWISYPPIGWEEISGVDENYTPIRTYQVCKVMEPNQNNWLRTNWIKKGKAQRIFVELKFTLRDCNSLPGVVGSCKETFNLYYQETDSELGRSMRENQYVKIDTIAADESFTQGDLGERKMKLNTEVRIIGPLSKQGFYLAFQDVGACIALVSVKVYYKKCWSIIENLAIFPDTVTGSEFSSLVEVEGICVNDAEEEVDNFPKMHCSAEGEWLVPIGKCICKAGFHQRGDACEPCGHGFYKFSSLDLQCSRCPMHSFNEHEGSWRCDCEDGYYRAFSDPPSVACTNGEGSNVSGSSMMT